A part of Ammospiza caudacuta isolate bAmmCau1 chromosome 7, bAmmCau1.pri, whole genome shotgun sequence genomic DNA contains:
- the KIF2C gene encoding kinesin-like protein KIF2C isoform X3: MDSRLCRNVYPGVVINIQRSSGLIHKATVKVVNVEHSCVTVEWCESGATKGKEVDISDVIAINPELLELPPADVKENVPVQDNVTSQKQKRRTTLSKIPAPREAVRGRSRMSALTEPQCGFQEDEMAVDPSTSMQTRKYLAAGRTRPTGLSCVPEASLENGNGNPENHLSAARTNCSVSPVRRRSNIVKEMEKMRTKREEKRAQNSEIRIKRAQEFDSSYPNWEFARMIQSFRATLNCQPISISDPIEEHRICVCVRKRPLNKQELLKKECDVVTVPSKCVLMVHEPKQKVDLTKYLETQTFRFDFSFDETASNEMVYRFTARPLVETIFEGGKATCFAYGQTGSGKTHTMGGDFSGRSQNAAKGIYAFASQDVFLLLNQPRYRNQNLEVYVTFFEIYNGKVFDLLNKKAKLRVLEDGKQQVQVVGLQENPVSCAEDVIKMISMGSACRTSGQTFANASSSRSHACFQIILRRRGQMIGKFSLVDLAGNERGADTSNADRQTRMEGAEINKSLLALKECIRALGQNKSHTPFRESKLTQVLRDSFIGANSRTCMIAMISPGMSSCEYTLNTLRYADRVKELSPHDGGSETQSQMETEEAETSTEGSGLQLNFCKDEEEEFSPHMFSYREVMTQISEREEKVVEQLRELRQKMTTELDCLLEITEKPDYDLETFVSRANYFIEDSSRNFLSVRETLDALGTAMQLEEQASKQISWKRP, encoded by the exons ATGGACTCCCGCCTCTGCCGCAACGTCTATCCCGGCGTCGTTATTAACATCCAGCGGAGCAGTG GCTTAATCCACAAGGCCACGGTGAAGGTGGTGAACGTGGAGCACTCCTGCGTGACCGTGGAGTGGTGTGAGAGTGGTGCCACTAAAGGCAAGGAG GTTGATATTAGTGATGTCATTGCAATAAATCCTGAATTATTAGAACTACCTCCTGCTGATGTGAAAGAGAATGTTCCCGTGCAAGACAACGTAACTTCACAG AAACAGAAGCGTAGAACAACCCTCTCAAAAATTCCTGCTCCTCGAGAAG CTGTGCGTGGCCGTTCCAGGATGTCTGCTCTCACAGAACCCCAGTGTGGCTTCCAGGAAGATGAAATGGCAGTAGATCCCTCCACTTCCATGCAAACCAGAAAATATTTGGCTG CTGGCCGAACCAGGCCTACTGGGTTGAGTTGTGTTCCAGAAGCTTccctggaaaatggaaatggaaatccAGAGAATCATCTGTCTGCTGCTAGAACAAACTGTTCAGTGAGCCCAG TTCGAAGAAGATCTAACATTGTGAAAGAGATGGAGAAAATGAGAAccaagagagaagaaaagagagctCAAAATAGTGAAATCAGGATAAAACGAGCACAG GAGTTTGACAGCAGCTATCCAAACTGGGAGTTTGCACGTATGATCCAGTCATTCAGAGCAACTTTAAACTGCCAGCCAATATCTATAAGTGATCCA ATAGAAGAGCACAGGATTTGTGTCTGTGTGAGAAAGCGCCCTCTCAATAAGCAAG AACTTCTAAAAAAGGAATGTGATGTGGTTACTGTTCCGAGCAAGTGTGTCCTGATGGTGCATGAGCCAAAGCAGAAAGTGGACCTAACAAAATACCTTGAAACCCAAACATTTAGATTTGACTTTTCATTTGATGAAACTGCTTCGAATGAAATGGTGTACAG ATTCACTGCTAGACCTCTTGTAGAGACCATCTTTGAGGGTGGGAAGGCGACATGCTTTGCATATGGCCAGACAGGCAGTGGCAAGACGCAT actATGGGTGGAGACTTCTCTGGGAGAAGCCAGAATGCCGCAAAGGGCATATATGCTTTTGCCT CACAAGATGTCTTCCTCCTCCTAAACCAGCCCAGGTACAGGAATCAGAATCTGGAAGTCTATGTGACTTTCTTTGAAATATACAATGGAAAA GTGTTTGACCTCTTGAATAAGAAGGCCAAACTTCGAGTCCTGGAGGATGGCAAGCAACAGGTCCAGGTTGTTGGTCTCCAAGAAAACCCAGTTagctgtgctgaggatgtcaTCAAAATGATCTCGATGGGCAGTGCTTGCAG GACATCTGGGCAGACTTTTGCAAATGCCAGCTCTTCCCGGTCACATGCCTGCTTCCAAATCATCCTGCGCCGAAGAGGACAAATGATTGGCAAATTTTCCTTGGTGGATCTGGCAGGAAATGAAAGGGGTGCAGACACATCTAATGCTGATCGGCAGACACGGATGGAAGGTGCTGAAATCAATAAGAGCTTGCTGGCTTTGAAg GAGTGCATCCGAGCTTTAGGGCAGAACAAGTCCCACACCCCTTTTCGGGAGAGCAAGCTGACACAGGTGCTAAGGGACTCTTTCATAGGAGCAAACTCAAGGACCTGCATG ATAGCAATGATTTCTCCAGGCATGAGTTCGTGTGAATACACCTTAAACACACTGAGATATGCTGACAG AGTGAAAGAGCTCAGCCCTCATGATGGAGGCAGTGAAACCCAGAGTCAGATGGAGACTGAGGAGGCTGAGACCAGTACTGAAGGCTCAGGTCTTCAACTCAAT TTCTgcaaggatgaggaggaagagttCTCTCCACACATGTTCAGCTATCGAGAGGTTATGACTCAAATCAGTGAACGGGAGGAGAAGGTTGTAGAACAGCTCAGAGAACTGAGACAG
- the KIF2C gene encoding kinesin-like protein KIF2C isoform X2, translating to MDSRLCRNVYPGVVINIQRSSGLIHKATVKVVNVEHSCVTVEWCESGATKGKEVDISDVIAINPELLELPPADVKENVPVQDNVTSQKRRTTLSKIPAPREEVTFNVSANEQKIQAVRGRSRMSALTEPQCGFQEDEMAVDPSTSMQTRKYLAAGRTRPTGLSCVPEASLENGNGNPENHLSAARTNCSVSPVRRRSNIVKEMEKMRTKREEKRAQNSEIRIKRAQEFDSSYPNWEFARMIQSFRATLNCQPISISDPIEEHRICVCVRKRPLNKQELLKKECDVVTVPSKCVLMVHEPKQKVDLTKYLETQTFRFDFSFDETASNEMVYRFTARPLVETIFEGGKATCFAYGQTGSGKTHTMGGDFSGRSQNAAKGIYAFASQDVFLLLNQPRYRNQNLEVYVTFFEIYNGKVFDLLNKKAKLRVLEDGKQQVQVVGLQENPVSCAEDVIKMISMGSACRTSGQTFANASSSRSHACFQIILRRRGQMIGKFSLVDLAGNERGADTSNADRQTRMEGAEINKSLLALKECIRALGQNKSHTPFRESKLTQVLRDSFIGANSRTCMIAMISPGMSSCEYTLNTLRYADRVKELSPHDGGSETQSQMETEEAETSTEGSGLQLNFCKDEEEEFSPHMFSYREVMTQISEREEKVVEQLRELRQKMTTELDCLLEITEKPDYDLETFVSRANYFIEDSSRNFLSVRETLDALGTAMQLEEQASKQISWKRP from the exons ATGGACTCCCGCCTCTGCCGCAACGTCTATCCCGGCGTCGTTATTAACATCCAGCGGAGCAGTG GCTTAATCCACAAGGCCACGGTGAAGGTGGTGAACGTGGAGCACTCCTGCGTGACCGTGGAGTGGTGTGAGAGTGGTGCCACTAAAGGCAAGGAG GTTGATATTAGTGATGTCATTGCAATAAATCCTGAATTATTAGAACTACCTCCTGCTGATGTGAAAGAGAATGTTCCCGTGCAAGACAACGTAACTTCACAG AAGCGTAGAACAACCCTCTCAAAAATTCCTGCTCCTCGAGAAG AAGTCACATTTAATGTCTCTGCAAATGAGCAGAAGATTCAAG CTGTGCGTGGCCGTTCCAGGATGTCTGCTCTCACAGAACCCCAGTGTGGCTTCCAGGAAGATGAAATGGCAGTAGATCCCTCCACTTCCATGCAAACCAGAAAATATTTGGCTG CTGGCCGAACCAGGCCTACTGGGTTGAGTTGTGTTCCAGAAGCTTccctggaaaatggaaatggaaatccAGAGAATCATCTGTCTGCTGCTAGAACAAACTGTTCAGTGAGCCCAG TTCGAAGAAGATCTAACATTGTGAAAGAGATGGAGAAAATGAGAAccaagagagaagaaaagagagctCAAAATAGTGAAATCAGGATAAAACGAGCACAG GAGTTTGACAGCAGCTATCCAAACTGGGAGTTTGCACGTATGATCCAGTCATTCAGAGCAACTTTAAACTGCCAGCCAATATCTATAAGTGATCCA ATAGAAGAGCACAGGATTTGTGTCTGTGTGAGAAAGCGCCCTCTCAATAAGCAAG AACTTCTAAAAAAGGAATGTGATGTGGTTACTGTTCCGAGCAAGTGTGTCCTGATGGTGCATGAGCCAAAGCAGAAAGTGGACCTAACAAAATACCTTGAAACCCAAACATTTAGATTTGACTTTTCATTTGATGAAACTGCTTCGAATGAAATGGTGTACAG ATTCACTGCTAGACCTCTTGTAGAGACCATCTTTGAGGGTGGGAAGGCGACATGCTTTGCATATGGCCAGACAGGCAGTGGCAAGACGCAT actATGGGTGGAGACTTCTCTGGGAGAAGCCAGAATGCCGCAAAGGGCATATATGCTTTTGCCT CACAAGATGTCTTCCTCCTCCTAAACCAGCCCAGGTACAGGAATCAGAATCTGGAAGTCTATGTGACTTTCTTTGAAATATACAATGGAAAA GTGTTTGACCTCTTGAATAAGAAGGCCAAACTTCGAGTCCTGGAGGATGGCAAGCAACAGGTCCAGGTTGTTGGTCTCCAAGAAAACCCAGTTagctgtgctgaggatgtcaTCAAAATGATCTCGATGGGCAGTGCTTGCAG GACATCTGGGCAGACTTTTGCAAATGCCAGCTCTTCCCGGTCACATGCCTGCTTCCAAATCATCCTGCGCCGAAGAGGACAAATGATTGGCAAATTTTCCTTGGTGGATCTGGCAGGAAATGAAAGGGGTGCAGACACATCTAATGCTGATCGGCAGACACGGATGGAAGGTGCTGAAATCAATAAGAGCTTGCTGGCTTTGAAg GAGTGCATCCGAGCTTTAGGGCAGAACAAGTCCCACACCCCTTTTCGGGAGAGCAAGCTGACACAGGTGCTAAGGGACTCTTTCATAGGAGCAAACTCAAGGACCTGCATG ATAGCAATGATTTCTCCAGGCATGAGTTCGTGTGAATACACCTTAAACACACTGAGATATGCTGACAG AGTGAAAGAGCTCAGCCCTCATGATGGAGGCAGTGAAACCCAGAGTCAGATGGAGACTGAGGAGGCTGAGACCAGTACTGAAGGCTCAGGTCTTCAACTCAAT TTCTgcaaggatgaggaggaagagttCTCTCCACACATGTTCAGCTATCGAGAGGTTATGACTCAAATCAGTGAACGGGAGGAGAAGGTTGTAGAACAGCTCAGAGAACTGAGACAG
- the KIF2C gene encoding kinesin-like protein KIF2C isoform X1, with the protein MDSRLCRNVYPGVVINIQRSSGLIHKATVKVVNVEHSCVTVEWCESGATKGKEVDISDVIAINPELLELPPADVKENVPVQDNVTSQKQKRRTTLSKIPAPREEVTFNVSANEQKIQAVRGRSRMSALTEPQCGFQEDEMAVDPSTSMQTRKYLAAGRTRPTGLSCVPEASLENGNGNPENHLSAARTNCSVSPVRRRSNIVKEMEKMRTKREEKRAQNSEIRIKRAQEFDSSYPNWEFARMIQSFRATLNCQPISISDPIEEHRICVCVRKRPLNKQELLKKECDVVTVPSKCVLMVHEPKQKVDLTKYLETQTFRFDFSFDETASNEMVYRFTARPLVETIFEGGKATCFAYGQTGSGKTHTMGGDFSGRSQNAAKGIYAFASQDVFLLLNQPRYRNQNLEVYVTFFEIYNGKVFDLLNKKAKLRVLEDGKQQVQVVGLQENPVSCAEDVIKMISMGSACRTSGQTFANASSSRSHACFQIILRRRGQMIGKFSLVDLAGNERGADTSNADRQTRMEGAEINKSLLALKECIRALGQNKSHTPFRESKLTQVLRDSFIGANSRTCMIAMISPGMSSCEYTLNTLRYADRVKELSPHDGGSETQSQMETEEAETSTEGSGLQLNFCKDEEEEFSPHMFSYREVMTQISEREEKVVEQLRELRQKMTTELDCLLEITEKPDYDLETFVSRANYFIEDSSRNFLSVRETLDALGTAMQLEEQASKQISWKRP; encoded by the exons ATGGACTCCCGCCTCTGCCGCAACGTCTATCCCGGCGTCGTTATTAACATCCAGCGGAGCAGTG GCTTAATCCACAAGGCCACGGTGAAGGTGGTGAACGTGGAGCACTCCTGCGTGACCGTGGAGTGGTGTGAGAGTGGTGCCACTAAAGGCAAGGAG GTTGATATTAGTGATGTCATTGCAATAAATCCTGAATTATTAGAACTACCTCCTGCTGATGTGAAAGAGAATGTTCCCGTGCAAGACAACGTAACTTCACAG AAACAGAAGCGTAGAACAACCCTCTCAAAAATTCCTGCTCCTCGAGAAG AAGTCACATTTAATGTCTCTGCAAATGAGCAGAAGATTCAAG CTGTGCGTGGCCGTTCCAGGATGTCTGCTCTCACAGAACCCCAGTGTGGCTTCCAGGAAGATGAAATGGCAGTAGATCCCTCCACTTCCATGCAAACCAGAAAATATTTGGCTG CTGGCCGAACCAGGCCTACTGGGTTGAGTTGTGTTCCAGAAGCTTccctggaaaatggaaatggaaatccAGAGAATCATCTGTCTGCTGCTAGAACAAACTGTTCAGTGAGCCCAG TTCGAAGAAGATCTAACATTGTGAAAGAGATGGAGAAAATGAGAAccaagagagaagaaaagagagctCAAAATAGTGAAATCAGGATAAAACGAGCACAG GAGTTTGACAGCAGCTATCCAAACTGGGAGTTTGCACGTATGATCCAGTCATTCAGAGCAACTTTAAACTGCCAGCCAATATCTATAAGTGATCCA ATAGAAGAGCACAGGATTTGTGTCTGTGTGAGAAAGCGCCCTCTCAATAAGCAAG AACTTCTAAAAAAGGAATGTGATGTGGTTACTGTTCCGAGCAAGTGTGTCCTGATGGTGCATGAGCCAAAGCAGAAAGTGGACCTAACAAAATACCTTGAAACCCAAACATTTAGATTTGACTTTTCATTTGATGAAACTGCTTCGAATGAAATGGTGTACAG ATTCACTGCTAGACCTCTTGTAGAGACCATCTTTGAGGGTGGGAAGGCGACATGCTTTGCATATGGCCAGACAGGCAGTGGCAAGACGCAT actATGGGTGGAGACTTCTCTGGGAGAAGCCAGAATGCCGCAAAGGGCATATATGCTTTTGCCT CACAAGATGTCTTCCTCCTCCTAAACCAGCCCAGGTACAGGAATCAGAATCTGGAAGTCTATGTGACTTTCTTTGAAATATACAATGGAAAA GTGTTTGACCTCTTGAATAAGAAGGCCAAACTTCGAGTCCTGGAGGATGGCAAGCAACAGGTCCAGGTTGTTGGTCTCCAAGAAAACCCAGTTagctgtgctgaggatgtcaTCAAAATGATCTCGATGGGCAGTGCTTGCAG GACATCTGGGCAGACTTTTGCAAATGCCAGCTCTTCCCGGTCACATGCCTGCTTCCAAATCATCCTGCGCCGAAGAGGACAAATGATTGGCAAATTTTCCTTGGTGGATCTGGCAGGAAATGAAAGGGGTGCAGACACATCTAATGCTGATCGGCAGACACGGATGGAAGGTGCTGAAATCAATAAGAGCTTGCTGGCTTTGAAg GAGTGCATCCGAGCTTTAGGGCAGAACAAGTCCCACACCCCTTTTCGGGAGAGCAAGCTGACACAGGTGCTAAGGGACTCTTTCATAGGAGCAAACTCAAGGACCTGCATG ATAGCAATGATTTCTCCAGGCATGAGTTCGTGTGAATACACCTTAAACACACTGAGATATGCTGACAG AGTGAAAGAGCTCAGCCCTCATGATGGAGGCAGTGAAACCCAGAGTCAGATGGAGACTGAGGAGGCTGAGACCAGTACTGAAGGCTCAGGTCTTCAACTCAAT TTCTgcaaggatgaggaggaagagttCTCTCCACACATGTTCAGCTATCGAGAGGTTATGACTCAAATCAGTGAACGGGAGGAGAAGGTTGTAGAACAGCTCAGAGAACTGAGACAG
- the KIF2C gene encoding kinesin-like protein KIF2C isoform X4, with amino-acid sequence MAFRLSLKSVTNKVDISDVIAINPELLELPPADVKENVPVQDNVTSQKQKRRTTLSKIPAPREEVTFNVSANEQKIQAVRGRSRMSALTEPQCGFQEDEMAVDPSTSMQTRKYLAAGRTRPTGLSCVPEASLENGNGNPENHLSAARTNCSVSPVRRRSNIVKEMEKMRTKREEKRAQNSEIRIKRAQEFDSSYPNWEFARMIQSFRATLNCQPISISDPIEEHRICVCVRKRPLNKQELLKKECDVVTVPSKCVLMVHEPKQKVDLTKYLETQTFRFDFSFDETASNEMVYRFTARPLVETIFEGGKATCFAYGQTGSGKTHTMGGDFSGRSQNAAKGIYAFASQDVFLLLNQPRYRNQNLEVYVTFFEIYNGKVFDLLNKKAKLRVLEDGKQQVQVVGLQENPVSCAEDVIKMISMGSACRTSGQTFANASSSRSHACFQIILRRRGQMIGKFSLVDLAGNERGADTSNADRQTRMEGAEINKSLLALKECIRALGQNKSHTPFRESKLTQVLRDSFIGANSRTCMIAMISPGMSSCEYTLNTLRYADRVKELSPHDGGSETQSQMETEEAETSTEGSGLQLNFCKDEEEEFSPHMFSYREVMTQISEREEKVVEQLRELRQKMTTELDCLLEITEKPDYDLETFVSRANYFIEDSSRNFLSVRETLDALGTAMQLEEQASKQISWKRP; translated from the exons ATGGCCTTCAGGCTCTCCTTAAAATCTGTTACTAATAAG GTTGATATTAGTGATGTCATTGCAATAAATCCTGAATTATTAGAACTACCTCCTGCTGATGTGAAAGAGAATGTTCCCGTGCAAGACAACGTAACTTCACAG AAACAGAAGCGTAGAACAACCCTCTCAAAAATTCCTGCTCCTCGAGAAG AAGTCACATTTAATGTCTCTGCAAATGAGCAGAAGATTCAAG CTGTGCGTGGCCGTTCCAGGATGTCTGCTCTCACAGAACCCCAGTGTGGCTTCCAGGAAGATGAAATGGCAGTAGATCCCTCCACTTCCATGCAAACCAGAAAATATTTGGCTG CTGGCCGAACCAGGCCTACTGGGTTGAGTTGTGTTCCAGAAGCTTccctggaaaatggaaatggaaatccAGAGAATCATCTGTCTGCTGCTAGAACAAACTGTTCAGTGAGCCCAG TTCGAAGAAGATCTAACATTGTGAAAGAGATGGAGAAAATGAGAAccaagagagaagaaaagagagctCAAAATAGTGAAATCAGGATAAAACGAGCACAG GAGTTTGACAGCAGCTATCCAAACTGGGAGTTTGCACGTATGATCCAGTCATTCAGAGCAACTTTAAACTGCCAGCCAATATCTATAAGTGATCCA ATAGAAGAGCACAGGATTTGTGTCTGTGTGAGAAAGCGCCCTCTCAATAAGCAAG AACTTCTAAAAAAGGAATGTGATGTGGTTACTGTTCCGAGCAAGTGTGTCCTGATGGTGCATGAGCCAAAGCAGAAAGTGGACCTAACAAAATACCTTGAAACCCAAACATTTAGATTTGACTTTTCATTTGATGAAACTGCTTCGAATGAAATGGTGTACAG ATTCACTGCTAGACCTCTTGTAGAGACCATCTTTGAGGGTGGGAAGGCGACATGCTTTGCATATGGCCAGACAGGCAGTGGCAAGACGCAT actATGGGTGGAGACTTCTCTGGGAGAAGCCAGAATGCCGCAAAGGGCATATATGCTTTTGCCT CACAAGATGTCTTCCTCCTCCTAAACCAGCCCAGGTACAGGAATCAGAATCTGGAAGTCTATGTGACTTTCTTTGAAATATACAATGGAAAA GTGTTTGACCTCTTGAATAAGAAGGCCAAACTTCGAGTCCTGGAGGATGGCAAGCAACAGGTCCAGGTTGTTGGTCTCCAAGAAAACCCAGTTagctgtgctgaggatgtcaTCAAAATGATCTCGATGGGCAGTGCTTGCAG GACATCTGGGCAGACTTTTGCAAATGCCAGCTCTTCCCGGTCACATGCCTGCTTCCAAATCATCCTGCGCCGAAGAGGACAAATGATTGGCAAATTTTCCTTGGTGGATCTGGCAGGAAATGAAAGGGGTGCAGACACATCTAATGCTGATCGGCAGACACGGATGGAAGGTGCTGAAATCAATAAGAGCTTGCTGGCTTTGAAg GAGTGCATCCGAGCTTTAGGGCAGAACAAGTCCCACACCCCTTTTCGGGAGAGCAAGCTGACACAGGTGCTAAGGGACTCTTTCATAGGAGCAAACTCAAGGACCTGCATG ATAGCAATGATTTCTCCAGGCATGAGTTCGTGTGAATACACCTTAAACACACTGAGATATGCTGACAG AGTGAAAGAGCTCAGCCCTCATGATGGAGGCAGTGAAACCCAGAGTCAGATGGAGACTGAGGAGGCTGAGACCAGTACTGAAGGCTCAGGTCTTCAACTCAAT TTCTgcaaggatgaggaggaagagttCTCTCCACACATGTTCAGCTATCGAGAGGTTATGACTCAAATCAGTGAACGGGAGGAGAAGGTTGTAGAACAGCTCAGAGAACTGAGACAG
- the KIF2C gene encoding kinesin-like protein KIF2C isoform X5 encodes MAFRLSLKSVTNKVDISDVIAINPELLELPPADVKENVPVQDNVTSQKQKRRTTLSKIPAPREAVRGRSRMSALTEPQCGFQEDEMAVDPSTSMQTRKYLAAGRTRPTGLSCVPEASLENGNGNPENHLSAARTNCSVSPVRRRSNIVKEMEKMRTKREEKRAQNSEIRIKRAQEFDSSYPNWEFARMIQSFRATLNCQPISISDPIEEHRICVCVRKRPLNKQELLKKECDVVTVPSKCVLMVHEPKQKVDLTKYLETQTFRFDFSFDETASNEMVYRFTARPLVETIFEGGKATCFAYGQTGSGKTHTMGGDFSGRSQNAAKGIYAFASQDVFLLLNQPRYRNQNLEVYVTFFEIYNGKVFDLLNKKAKLRVLEDGKQQVQVVGLQENPVSCAEDVIKMISMGSACRTSGQTFANASSSRSHACFQIILRRRGQMIGKFSLVDLAGNERGADTSNADRQTRMEGAEINKSLLALKECIRALGQNKSHTPFRESKLTQVLRDSFIGANSRTCMIAMISPGMSSCEYTLNTLRYADRVKELSPHDGGSETQSQMETEEAETSTEGSGLQLNFCKDEEEEFSPHMFSYREVMTQISEREEKVVEQLRELRQKMTTELDCLLEITEKPDYDLETFVSRANYFIEDSSRNFLSVRETLDALGTAMQLEEQASKQISWKRP; translated from the exons ATGGCCTTCAGGCTCTCCTTAAAATCTGTTACTAATAAG GTTGATATTAGTGATGTCATTGCAATAAATCCTGAATTATTAGAACTACCTCCTGCTGATGTGAAAGAGAATGTTCCCGTGCAAGACAACGTAACTTCACAG AAACAGAAGCGTAGAACAACCCTCTCAAAAATTCCTGCTCCTCGAGAAG CTGTGCGTGGCCGTTCCAGGATGTCTGCTCTCACAGAACCCCAGTGTGGCTTCCAGGAAGATGAAATGGCAGTAGATCCCTCCACTTCCATGCAAACCAGAAAATATTTGGCTG CTGGCCGAACCAGGCCTACTGGGTTGAGTTGTGTTCCAGAAGCTTccctggaaaatggaaatggaaatccAGAGAATCATCTGTCTGCTGCTAGAACAAACTGTTCAGTGAGCCCAG TTCGAAGAAGATCTAACATTGTGAAAGAGATGGAGAAAATGAGAAccaagagagaagaaaagagagctCAAAATAGTGAAATCAGGATAAAACGAGCACAG GAGTTTGACAGCAGCTATCCAAACTGGGAGTTTGCACGTATGATCCAGTCATTCAGAGCAACTTTAAACTGCCAGCCAATATCTATAAGTGATCCA ATAGAAGAGCACAGGATTTGTGTCTGTGTGAGAAAGCGCCCTCTCAATAAGCAAG AACTTCTAAAAAAGGAATGTGATGTGGTTACTGTTCCGAGCAAGTGTGTCCTGATGGTGCATGAGCCAAAGCAGAAAGTGGACCTAACAAAATACCTTGAAACCCAAACATTTAGATTTGACTTTTCATTTGATGAAACTGCTTCGAATGAAATGGTGTACAG ATTCACTGCTAGACCTCTTGTAGAGACCATCTTTGAGGGTGGGAAGGCGACATGCTTTGCATATGGCCAGACAGGCAGTGGCAAGACGCAT actATGGGTGGAGACTTCTCTGGGAGAAGCCAGAATGCCGCAAAGGGCATATATGCTTTTGCCT CACAAGATGTCTTCCTCCTCCTAAACCAGCCCAGGTACAGGAATCAGAATCTGGAAGTCTATGTGACTTTCTTTGAAATATACAATGGAAAA GTGTTTGACCTCTTGAATAAGAAGGCCAAACTTCGAGTCCTGGAGGATGGCAAGCAACAGGTCCAGGTTGTTGGTCTCCAAGAAAACCCAGTTagctgtgctgaggatgtcaTCAAAATGATCTCGATGGGCAGTGCTTGCAG GACATCTGGGCAGACTTTTGCAAATGCCAGCTCTTCCCGGTCACATGCCTGCTTCCAAATCATCCTGCGCCGAAGAGGACAAATGATTGGCAAATTTTCCTTGGTGGATCTGGCAGGAAATGAAAGGGGTGCAGACACATCTAATGCTGATCGGCAGACACGGATGGAAGGTGCTGAAATCAATAAGAGCTTGCTGGCTTTGAAg GAGTGCATCCGAGCTTTAGGGCAGAACAAGTCCCACACCCCTTTTCGGGAGAGCAAGCTGACACAGGTGCTAAGGGACTCTTTCATAGGAGCAAACTCAAGGACCTGCATG ATAGCAATGATTTCTCCAGGCATGAGTTCGTGTGAATACACCTTAAACACACTGAGATATGCTGACAG AGTGAAAGAGCTCAGCCCTCATGATGGAGGCAGTGAAACCCAGAGTCAGATGGAGACTGAGGAGGCTGAGACCAGTACTGAAGGCTCAGGTCTTCAACTCAAT TTCTgcaaggatgaggaggaagagttCTCTCCACACATGTTCAGCTATCGAGAGGTTATGACTCAAATCAGTGAACGGGAGGAGAAGGTTGTAGAACAGCTCAGAGAACTGAGACAG
- the RPS8 gene encoding small ribosomal subunit protein eS8 encodes MGISRDNWHKRRKTGGKRKPYHKKRKYELGRPPANTKIGPRRIHTVRVRGGNKKYRALRLDVGNFSWGSECCTRKTRIIDVVYNASNNELVRTKTLVKNCIVLIDSTPYRQWYEAHYALPLGRKKGAKLTPEEEEILNKKRSKKIQKKYDERKKNAKIASILEEQFQQGKLLACIASRPGQCGRADGYVLEGKELEFYLRKIKARKGK; translated from the exons ATGG GTATCTCCCGGGACAACTGGCACAAGCGTCGCAAGACTGGGGGCAAGAGGAAGCCCTACCATAAGAAGAGGAAGTATGAGTTGGGGCGACCTCCCGCCAACACTAAG ATTGGCCCGCGCCGGATTCACACCGTGAGGGTTCGGGGCGGAAATAAGAAGTACCGAGCCCTTCGCTTGGATGTTGGCAACTTCTCCTGGGGCTCAGAAT GCTGCACTCGCAAGACCAGAATTATTGATGTTGTGTACAACGCTTCCAACAACGAGCTGGTGCGGACGAAGACGCTGGTGAAGAACTGCATCGTGCTCATCGACAGCACCCCGTACCGGCAGTGGTACGAGGCACACTATGCCCTGCCCCTGGGACGCAAGAAGGGCGCCAAGCTG actcctgaagaggaggaaataCTGAACAAGAAGCGTTCAAAGAAGATCCAGAAAAAATATGATGAGCGAAAGAAGAATGCCAAGATAGCAAGTATTCTTGAGGAGCAGTTCCAGCAAGGAAAGCTACTTG CCTGCATTGCCTCCAGACCTGGACAGTGTGGCCGAGCCGATGGCTACGTGTTGGAAGGCAAGGAATTAGAGTTCTACTTGAGGAAGATCAAGGCCAGAAAAGGCAAATGA